A single genomic interval of Malania oleifera isolate guangnan ecotype guangnan chromosome 13, ASM2987363v1, whole genome shotgun sequence harbors:
- the LOC131146244 gene encoding U-box domain-containing protein 52-like codes for MEKEDEEEEGKSPGAAGEWEHNCGTSGPEIVEVGEDSRRHSIGSSRRSSGEAFKDVYVAVGKEDMEVVKWALDHAGPGARIFLVHVFPSVTYIPTPVGKLLRSQLNPEQVNVYVNEESNRRRKLLQKYIRLCTDAKVTVDTLLLESTDTAKSILELIPIVNITNLVMGTKRPPSTRRLMKGLGKAVIVQKNAPDFCEVTIVFEGNKVYNGQQSPEPLPSSPVSSRKKSETAHSPERKFFECVCFSGKFN; via the exons ATGGAaaaagaagacgaagaagaagaagggaagtCGCCGGGGGCCGCCGGAGAATGGGAGCACAACTGTGGCACGTCGGGGCCGGAGATCGTGGAGGTGGGAGAAGATAGCCGGAGACACAGCATTGGGAGCAGTAGGAGGAGCAGTGGGGAAGCATTCAAAGATGTGTACGTAGCAGTGGGGAAGGAGGACATGGAAGTGGTGAAGTGGGCTCTGGATCACGCCGGCCCCGGAGCTCGAATTTTCCTCGTCCATGTCTTCCCGTCGGTTACCTACATCCCTACTCCCG TGGGGAAGCTGCTAAGAAGCCAGCTAAACCCAGAGCAGGTGAATGTTTATGTGAATGAGGAGAGCAACCGAAGGAGGAAGCTCTTGCAGAAGTACATCCGCCTCTGCACCGACGCCAAG GTGACGGTGGACACTCTGCTTCTGGAGAGCACTGACACGGCCAAATCCATTCTGGAACTCATTCCTATCGTCAACATCACCAACCTTGTCATGGGAACCAAACGCCCCCCTTCCACTAG GAGATTAATGAAAGGACTGGGAAAAGCAGTAATTGTCCAGAAAAATGCACCAGATTTCTGTGAGGTTACAATTGTTTTTGAAGGCAACAAGGTTTACAATGGCCAACAGTCACCAGAGCCACTTCCTTCGTCTCCGGTATCCAGTCGCAAAAAATCAGAAACTGCTCATTCTCCGGAAAGGAAATTCTTCGAATGTGTATGCTTTTCAGGCAAATTCAATTAG